Within Citrus sinensis cultivar Valencia sweet orange chromosome 1, DVS_A1.0, whole genome shotgun sequence, the genomic segment TCATTTCACTATTCAAAGTGTCTTTGTTAATTGGGGGGAATctgtggtgcaactgtggtatcgtgccacagttgcatccaaCCGTTGGATGGCAATGGATCCCACCAATCTAAATGCATCCAACAGCtagatgcaactgtggcacggtaccacagttgcaccgtagCCTGATCCTGTTAATTGATATGTTTCCAAAACTTTGAAACTCGCCTAGTCCAATTTTAGCCTAAACTCATATTTTTCTTAGGGGTCTCACTTTCAGTCACAATCCATATCGGTCCTTTATGCCAAGCTGTCGCACTTACCATATTGTTCCGTGTACCAAAAGTAGTATAAGCAACTGATGAGAAAATGACAcgtgttattttatttagggtaactcttaatttattctttgcttaaaatgataatctttaatttatctttaaaaatgtgaaaatgtcaatttatcACTATATATCATTAcaaagacaaataaataaataagtaaataaatgcactccttatttttcttcatcttttaaacgaaaattataataaattaagattttcacatttttgaagaataaattgatgatTGTCATTCTAGTGGGGGTggatgataaatttaattgaattatcaATTTGTCTAAAGTGTGGCTCAAGTAGTGACATTAGAGGTAGCAATTTATCTACCAATTTTCAATATGCTTGTTATGACGTAATAGGGTTGTTGGATGGATGATAGACGTGGCAATCTCCAATGTATGGATAATTTTGTCAGCCTTGTAACCTAAAAACTGATGAGAAATTCAATTGcaatagaacttgtaaattagaggacaaaattgattttctttttctttttacttgaAGTTGCATTAGGTACGTGATGTTAAATTCCAGCCATGGCCTTCCCCAGAAGCGATCAAATTGCAGGTACGCTTTCACTCTTTCATTAGCCGTAGAAGTGAATTTGAACTTGATGTACGCACAGAGCCGTACAAAGTGGCCCACAATTAATACAAAGATTGGCAATGtcccaaaaattaaatgaaaaaaaaaaaaattcacacgTCACCCAAAATTCTGCTATAAGTTACTGATCAATTCAAACTCGTGCACTAAAAAATCATGCGGTTCGCTGACGTACGTGAACTTGCAAAGTAATTGATTGCAAACATATGCAATGGCTATCAGCTGTCATtatcttatttgtttattaatcaTGACAGGTTGGCCAAGTTCGATCGATTAGTTGTATGCATTGGTTAGAAATTTATATGAACTTTATCACGCAACTCTTACAATTTTGaccatacaaaaaaaaaaatcttaatgtTTAAAAGGTTGAGGCCATAAATGCAGTAAGAACTTTATACATGCAAATTGGAATGGTATAACAAATTAGTAGTATAATACGCTGCACTTATAAAGTTAAGATATAATACAAAGTTTGTATCCGCGGGACCAAATGTCAAATCAAGCTTATAATATTGCATGCTATCATATGTCTTCAAACTGAGTATCAGGATATCTCTTCAATATAGGCTGTCAGTTGAAATTCGAAGAGAATCGgatcaaaatatcaaatgaatcctggtaaaataataatatttggtACAATTACTCGTAATAATAGGCACAATGCGCTACTGCTCGTTGCATCATCTTTGCTAgcactatatatatagtacTTTTCTACTGCGGTTTAAAACCGCggaatttaaaagaattaatttttaattaattatcttaaaCTGTACGGTTTAAAAGTGTgtctgcattaaaaaaaataattgatcatgataaatatttaaaagcatattCAACTAGTTGTAGAACCGAAGCATCTCCAAGCAGGTCTATGcatatttatgatttatgacatagaaacaaaattcttcaatttgcAACAGCTCATGGATCATGATAACTCTATTGTtagtatgacattaataacatcctcttcctctctctcttttttaatatttttcttataagtTAATTATTTCCTTGAGGATTAGTTTTAAGctctaaattaaaatgtacatttaaatcaaattaaagatGGAAAGACTAATGGGAAAAGTACAAGAAATAGATGCATGTTTTTGCGGTTTTTAGAGAGAGGATGTTGTTTAGAACAATTGAAATGAGGTTATTTTTAAACAACTATGGTTTGACCTAGTGGCTAGAGTCATTCCCTCACACTTGTGAGGGAAGTGGTTTGAGTTTCGGCAGACACATTGTAgggatttaatttaaatttattttctcaaaacttGAGTAAGAGGATGCTAATAGTTATGAATTTTCTGATATTATTTAATGGGGTACCCTTAATAAAGgagttttaattaatagaatgTACAAGGGGTGCCAATTGCTCCACTTTATAGcaaaaatgtaaaacaaaaaaagaagtggATATTATccgatattattattatcattattatatttgcttttgtttgagTAATTTCTGACTCTGCATATAAGAATTAAGATATGTAAAGACTTGTCAACAGATCATATTAGTGCCAATCTAGATCCAAGTCATCGACATACATAGGAAATGCGTGTAACAATCATATCCATCCAAAAGCCTTACAAGAAAAGTACAGAtggcgagagagagagagagacagtcTCCAATCAAGTCCATATCTATATATACAGATGCCGCGCAAACCCGTAAAAGCCTgcgaaatttaattaatcaacaaTATTTGTCGTAGCTGGCTGTagctttttaatttcatcCCCGTTTCCTTCTCTTGATCTTCTTCACTTCCGTCATTTTTTGCCTTGTCCGTGCGTATTCCTGTCAGAATTTCACAAATGAAGGAAAGCGTTGAGAATCCTCTGTGTCTCAAGTCCTTGAATCACATATCACTTGTGTGTAGATCAGTTGAGGCGTCTCTTGATTTCTACCAAAACGTTCTTGGTTTCTTTCCCATCAGAAGGCCTggttcttttgattttgatggtgcatggtattattattatttttgtatatctACGTATATGTAACTCTTAATTGATGTTATTGAATATTTGGatatgttttgataatatACCGACTGattcatatattttgatataagCAGGCTGTTCAATTATGGCATGGGCATTCATCTCCTGAAATCTGAAGAGCCTGACAATTTGCCCAAGGCCGGCAAGAATATTAATCCCAAGGATAATCATATTTCTTTCCAagtatttctctctctctctctctctctctatctctatATGtgcttgaaattaataaatgattaaacCACATGGGGTTGAATTTGTTGGCAGTGTGAGAACATGGCGATAGTGGAGAGAAGATTGAAGGAGATGAAGATAGATTACGTGAAGAGTCGGGTAGAGGAGGGTGGAATCAACGTTGATCAATTGTTTTTCCACGACCCAGATGGCTCGATGATTGAAATTTGCAACTGCGACGTCCTGCCTGTGGTGCCATTAGCAGGAGATGCCGTGAGGATCCGATCATGTACTTCGACTGTGAATTGCAATTTCCATCAGCAGCAGATACAACAAGAACCACAAATAAATCCACAGTCGTGCCTTTCTGATTCTATTCATGCGAAGgaagattttcttcattttgcttcatgattttataaatacagACTTGTAAAAGCACAATGATTAAAGCTAGATTAATTCTTTATATCAGTATATATCAAGTAATTGAAGTCACGTGTGTATGTTTGTGAAATTTTGTGGGATGAAATCAGCAGAATGTCATAAGATTGATTGATATAACagattattaaatattggACCAGTTTATCTCTGACAATTGTTAGTTGTAAATGAACTATCCAGATATAGCGATTACTTCAAGTTTGATAATAAAGGATAGTGaatttacaactttttttttatgcattaaTATGAATCATTACCCACAGcgtcatttaataaattttcaatgaaGGTTCAAGCAAAGCATTGCAACCTGCAAGATCACATTTTCAAGCAAATATATATCTTAAGAGATATCTCGTTTTATGCTCTAAGTTTAAACAAAAGTCCTACGCATGGTGTACTGTTTGTCTCATTCTCATATTCTAGCAAGATGAAATTCTTCTATACTTCTATTGCATTCAACAAACCCGGTGAAGCAAAAATTCTGGTTAAATCTCTTGCAATCTTATTTTCACACCAATTAATCTACAAGGGCCTGGGAGCAAGAAACCGGGTCAAAAATCTATTGAGGGTATATATagtattgaaattttttttttcttcttttcttctttgagtAATTTCTAACACTTGATCAAGCAACCATATATTGCTCAAACCCTGGAAGCAAAATTAATGCACATGTGGATGGAGAGACGAGAGTGATttgcatatataaatatatgtgaATTAAGCACGGCCATGAAAGCCTCCGAAAGATCctcccttctctctctctatatagaATGAATCCACATTTGCAGCCTTCTCTAACGTTAATCTTGttcctaattaaataaacttccACTTGCAAACACAAAGATGAAGGAAAGCATGCAGAATCCTTTGAGTCTCAAGTCCTTGAATCACTTCTCACTTGTGTGTAGATCAGTTGAAAAGTCTCTTGATTTCTACCAAAATGTTATTGGTTTCCTTCCCATCAGGAGGCCTGgttcttttgattttcatgGTGCATGGAAATGTATAAATATAACAGTAATCAATATTGATGAATTTAGGTTTAGTTTCATTGAATACTGACTTGTtgatattttgatttgaaaaaaagaaggcTATTCAATTATGGCATTGGCATACATCTATTGAAATGTGAAGATCCTGATAGAATGCCCAGCATCAGCAAGATCATTAATCCCAAAGACAATCATATTTCTTTCCAAGTATTTGTCTTCTTTCACTATTATTATCTCTTTTATCTCCGATATGCACACTCAAAAGCATGTGCGAGCGATGTGCTTGAAATGATTAGTTATATGTACTTTACTTGTTGGCAGTGTGAGAACATGGCGACAGTGGAGAGAAAATTGACGGAGATGAAGATAGAGTACGTCAAAAGCAGGGTAGAGGAGGGTGGAATCTACGTTGATCAAGTGTTCTTTCACGACCCAGATGGCTCGATGATTGAGATTTGCAACTGTGACGTCCTGCCAGTGGTTCCACTAGCTGGAGATACCATCAGATCATGCTCAATTGTCAACTGCAATATCCAGCAGCGCAACAGCAGCGGCAGattcaataatgcaaatgaaacaGCAATGCCTTTCTAATTCTAATGAAGGCTTCTTTCGTCGTGCAAAATGATTAGAATAAATAGATTATGGATATTTATCACAAGTGCCTGGTAGTATAGGCTCtttgtgtatgtatgtattagaAATACAATGGTTATGATAACTTGACCATTTAGTTCTTCATTAGTAgttattgaattttgatgataaatgTATTTGGTTTtgcatatataatttatttaactgtTAGCTcctttgaaaaattttgaggGTAAGACCAAGAGTAAGTTCTGTTACCCATTAGACAAGGATCAAACAAACATCTCAAGTGATATTTAGAAGACCTGTGAAATAAGAATACTAATGAATGAATGATTCTTGTTCATACTTTCTCATTAACTGTTACAGAATATATACACTTAGAAGGCCAATCAAAAAAGGAATCTAAAAAAAGAATCtctaaattatgtaaattaatcctaaaatatCTCACTAATATATGGTTTCCTAATATGactaaatcaaataataaaggaaaagATATACCGAAAAATATCCACAATTAATTCACTAAATTCCAACACTCCCCCTCCAGTTTAGGAATAGATATTTTGCATTTCAAGCTTGCTAAGAAGACTTTCATGAGTTGACTTAGTAAACTTTTGGTCAGGATATTTGCTTCTTGTGCACGAGTAGAGTTGTAGCATAAATTGATACCTTTTCCTTCGATTTCATTCTTGATAAAACTTCAATCAATTCTAACATGTTTCATTTGATCGTGTTGGACTAGATTGTTCACAATGCTAACGGTAGATGTGCTGTCAGTATACAACTTAGTGGGAGAGCAAACTGTGAtttgcaaatcctgcattaaCCTTTCCAACCATATAACCTCACACATTCCTTGTGTAATAACCCAAAATTCAGCTTCGGCACTACTCCTTGCCACAACTGTTTGTTTGTTACTCCTCCATGTAACCAAGTTACCACATAGCTTGGTGCAATGTCTTGAAGTTAACTTACAATCTTCACTTCCAGCCCAATCCACATCAACATATCTTTCAATACTCTTGCTCTCAGTTTTTAGAAACATTAGTCCTCTTCCCAGAGTTCCTTTAAGATACCTCAAAATATGATTTACAACCTCTAAATGTCTTTGAGTAGGTGAATACATATATTGGCTCATTACATTCACAGCGTATACAATATCAAGCCATGTGAGAGATAAGTAAATCAATCTACCAACCAAGCGTCAGTATTTTTCTACATCCACTGAAGGCTCATCATCTTTAATCTTGCTCTTCCCATTCTTCTCGAGTGGAGTTCTTACTGGTTTACACCTCAACTTCTCGATTTCTTCTCGTAGGTCAAGAGTGTAATTCCtctaagaaatgaaaaaccctTTTTACTTCTAGCAACATCCATGTcgagaaaatatttcaaaggTCCTAGATCTTTAACTTCAAATTCTTCCTTCAGTTGATTCTTGAGCCCGTGAATCTCAACATTGTCATCACCTATAATTATGATATCATTTACGTATACAATAAGAATGGCTTTTTTTCCAGCTTTTCCCTTCTTAACAAAGATAATGTGATCAATCTGCCCTTGAGTGTACTTTAGCCGAGTGAGAGTTGAGCTAAATTTGGTGAACTACACACGCGGGGATTGTTTCAAACCATAACATTTTTCAGTTTGCAAATTTTACCTCATTCTTTTTCAGATTGCAATCTCGATGGAATCTTCATATATACTTCTTCATTAAGATTGTCATTCAAAAAAGCATTCTTCACATCGAGTTGGTGTAGTTCCCAATCTAGATTAATTGCCAAGGACAAGAAGACTCGAATAGAGTTAAGTTTGACCACTGGAGCAAATGTTTCTTCATAATCAATCAAAAATTTGGTAGTGTCGTTAAGGTgcatcaaatttaaaatcttaccactaatataaataCTTAGTACAGAACGAGTAAGGATCGATCCCACAAAGACTatgtagttatatttattatcaactctaaagcaagaaataaaataatagtagtaataataatagtaataataatataaattaatttaactaaagaaaatgccaattataaataaaaaaaaggggtttatgaatttttaactaaatagtaagaaGTAAAGGAATCAAAACTACGAACAAGAATTTactaaaaactctaattaaaggagaaagaaataataatgatgaaaactttggttaaaggatcattcgccaccaccaaacatgcatataatatatcaattctatcattaatttatattaaaactatcaaccgtagacaacaataagctctgttagtctcaatctttccttagtgCGTCGTTAGGCAAAATaagctcttcacctaatctctaaccattaaataatttaaaacaagctctttaaatttaagataatggaagcattaaacagagaaagatattaggttgatcaaggcaataaacacataagctcggattatttaacctaggttatgttcttcaattgaaatcactaattccaacctgctactaatgattaaaatatcaagacaattacggatcaagaatttt encodes:
- the LOC127901353 gene encoding secreted RxLR effector protein 161-like, producing the protein MSQYMYSPTQRHLEVVNHILRYLKGTLGRGLMFLKTESKSIERYVDVDWAGSEDCKLTSRHCTKLCGNLVTWRSNKQTVVARSSAEAEFWVITQGMCEVIWLERLMQDLQITVCSPTKLYTDSTSTVSIVNNLVQHDQMKHVRID
- the LOC102622259 gene encoding glyoxylase I 4, with protein sequence MKESVENPLCLKSLNHISLVCRSVEASLDFYQNVLGFFPIRRPGSFDFDGAWLFNYGMGIHLLKSEEPDNLPKAGKNINPKDNHISFQCENMAIVERRLKEMKIDYVKSRVEEGGINVDQLFFHDPDGSMIEICNCDVLPVVPLAGDAVRIRSCTSTVNCNFHQQQIQQEPQINPQSCLSDSIHAKEDFLHFAS
- the LOC102629469 gene encoding glyoxylase I 4-like codes for the protein MKESMQNPLSLKSLNHFSLVCRSVEKSLDFYQNVIGFLPIRRPGSFDFHGAWLFNYGIGIHLLKCEDPDRMPSISKIINPKDNHISFQCENMATVERKLTEMKIEYVKSRVEEGGIYVDQVFFHDPDGSMIEICNCDVLPVVPLAGDTIRSCSIVNCNIQQRNSSGRFNNANETAMPF